One Streptomyces hundungensis DNA segment encodes these proteins:
- a CDS encoding DUF3253 domain-containing protein, with translation MTDIERATERRLERTILDLLASRAPTASICPSDAARAAYEGDDDGWRALMEPARRAARRLVAAGEVEITQAGSPVEPTTARGPIRIRRAR, from the coding sequence GTGACGGACATCGAACGGGCGACGGAGCGGCGCCTGGAACGCACCATCCTCGATCTCCTGGCGTCCCGCGCCCCGACCGCCTCGATCTGCCCTTCCGACGCCGCGCGGGCGGCGTACGAAGGCGATGACGACGGCTGGCGCGCCCTCATGGAGCCGGCCCGCCGCGCGGCCCGGCGCCTGGTCGCGGCCGGCGAGGTGGAGATCACCCAGGCCGGAAGCCCGGTCGAGCCGACGACGGCTCGTGGCCCGATCCGCATCCGCCGCGCCCGCTGA